In Salinigranum marinum, one DNA window encodes the following:
- a CDS encoding transfer complex protein, protein MPSDGLFERLYATAETRRTDISMHLEPRDTRSTLDGLENQIEDLEADFEFLASRRRAGARGIKKDLNDHRDLYDVLRNTPMKAFDVSMYLTTRHDAEHDIDAAGVRTVARQSPANLTPITPRWAQLDALVSASPIGVDRLVTRFDTKTPMLAGAVGAMFPFVAGTFAEPGIEYGTYALNESPLILDRFARETGYCMMVIGKLGAGKSFSTKLHLVRRAMYDPDTLIVMLDPLAGFGGLNDLLGGERVTVGGTRAFNPLEITPIPTDVLRSVPDLDPWAEQISWVMTFFETFFEQVAANPLGDRTQTLRRAVQEAYSQRGITRDPSTHSKESPTVTDVIEVLERIVDDPTSFGYATTAEQEHVREHAESLLIDLRPSFRPDGDLAHLARPTEFDFTSDVIYLDLHQEEGTRGRSQTSLMMQVLFKAVYERAKTTDKRVVFVIDEAHYLMHDSTSLSFLETAVRHSRHYDLSLQFITQTGGEFALTPEARTIANLCSMTLIHRVNEEAPKLAEWFSLSDREVNWVRSAKAGNDEDGFSEALLGIDEEGWFPLRIRASGYEAKVIDQGFCQPPGVGETPQEGLHEPDSTARSESTSTAALGDIRGNRRAGVHK, encoded by the coding sequence ATGCCGTCCGACGGCCTGTTCGAGCGGCTCTATGCGACAGCCGAAACACGCCGAACGGACATCTCGATGCACCTCGAACCGCGGGATACACGCTCGACACTCGACGGGCTCGAAAACCAAATCGAGGACCTCGAAGCGGACTTCGAATTTCTCGCCTCGCGACGGCGTGCTGGCGCTCGTGGGATCAAGAAAGACCTGAACGACCACCGCGACCTCTACGACGTGCTGCGGAACACGCCAATGAAAGCGTTCGACGTCTCGATGTACTTGACCACGCGGCACGACGCCGAACACGATATTGACGCGGCGGGCGTCCGGACGGTTGCACGGCAGTCACCGGCGAATCTGACGCCGATCACCCCGCGGTGGGCGCAGCTCGACGCGCTCGTCTCTGCGAGTCCGATCGGTGTCGACCGGTTGGTCACGCGCTTCGATACCAAGACGCCGATGCTTGCGGGCGCAGTCGGGGCGATGTTTCCGTTCGTCGCGGGCACGTTCGCCGAACCCGGGATCGAATACGGGACGTACGCGCTCAACGAAAGCCCGCTTATCCTCGATCGTTTCGCTCGTGAAACGGGTTACTGCATGATGGTAATCGGAAAGCTCGGTGCGGGCAAGTCGTTCTCGACGAAACTCCATCTCGTTCGCCGGGCGATGTACGACCCGGACACGCTCATCGTGATGCTCGACCCGCTAGCCGGATTCGGTGGGCTGAACGACCTCCTCGGTGGCGAACGCGTCACTGTTGGTGGCACGCGGGCGTTCAATCCACTCGAAATTACGCCCATCCCAACGGACGTACTCCGTTCGGTTCCAGATCTTGACCCCTGGGCAGAGCAGATCAGTTGGGTGATGACGTTCTTCGAGACGTTTTTCGAACAGGTCGCAGCCAATCCGCTCGGTGACCGGACACAGACACTTCGGCGTGCCGTCCAAGAGGCATACAGCCAGCGTGGAATCACGCGTGACCCCTCAACGCATTCCAAGGAGTCTCCGACGGTGACCGACGTGATCGAGGTTCTGGAGCGAATCGTCGACGATCCGACGTCGTTCGGCTACGCGACGACGGCCGAACAGGAACACGTCCGCGAACACGCTGAATCGCTCCTGATCGACCTTCGGCCGTCGTTCCGTCCGGACGGTGATCTCGCACACCTCGCTCGACCGACAGAGTTCGATTTTACTTCGGACGTTATCTACCTCGACCTCCATCAAGAGGAGGGCACACGTGGCCGCAGTCAGACGAGTCTGATGATGCAAGTGCTGTTCAAGGCCGTCTACGAACGTGCGAAAACGACGGACAAGCGGGTCGTCTTCGTGATCGACGAGGCGCACTACCTGATGCACGATTCGACGTCACTGTCGTTTCTCGAAACGGCTGTCAGGCACAGTCGTCATTACGACCTCTCGCTGCAGTTCATCACCCAGACTGGTGGCGAATTCGCACTCACACCGGAGGCTCGGACGATCGCGAACCTCTGTTCGATGACGCTTATCCATCGAGTCAACGAGGAGGCACCGAAGTTGGCCGAGTGGTTTAGTCTCTCAGATCGCGAGGTGAACTGGGTTCGATCGGCAAAGGCCGGGAACGACGAGGACGGCTTCTCGGAGGCGTTACTCGGCATCGACGAGGAAGGGTGGTTCCCGCTGCGGATCCGAGCCAGTGGCTATGAGGCGAAGGTGATCGATCAGGGGTTCTGTCAGCCTCCCGGCGTCGGTGAGACACCGCAAGAGGGACTTCATGAACCGGATTCTACTGCAAGGAGCGAATCCACGTCGACAGCGGCTTTGGGTGACATACGGGGGAATAGGCGCGCGGGTGTGCACAAGTGA
- a CDS encoding DUF5789 family protein, translated as MADDKSGRDNQADDAERRQQEREIATELERGDEREPPVVAEELADFEAALEELTFPATGGEIVAAIGQREIESVEGSYRIEELVPETDEDTFDSPAAVRVQVQRPTVAAAMKRVVEASKTLRNTDFSWTQRKAYEKTFQELEAIDADDDDEGIRAISDWIVERIRDKETLPTSRAVRREAAKFCRTNGYEVRNDEWLGI; from the coding sequence ATGGCAGATGACAAGAGCGGTCGAGACAACCAAGCAGACGACGCTGAGAGACGCCAGCAGGAGCGTGAGATCGCCACGGAACTGGAGCGCGGCGACGAACGAGAACCACCGGTGGTAGCGGAGGAACTGGCCGATTTTGAGGCGGCACTCGAAGAGCTGACATTCCCGGCTACGGGGGGCGAAATCGTCGCGGCAATCGGCCAACGCGAGATCGAATCGGTCGAGGGGAGCTACCGTATCGAGGAACTGGTACCGGAGACAGACGAGGACACGTTCGACTCTCCAGCTGCCGTCCGGGTACAGGTACAGCGGCCGACGGTAGCCGCGGCCATGAAACGGGTTGTGGAAGCCAGCAAGACGCTTCGGAATACGGATTTCAGTTGGACACAGCGCAAGGCGTACGAGAAGACCTTCCAAGAACTTGAAGCGATCGACGCCGATGACGACGATGAAGGCATCCGAGCCATCAGCGACTGGATCGTAGAGCGAATCCGCGACAAAGAAACGCTCCCGACGTCCCGGGCGGTACGCCGAGAAGCGGCGAAGTTCTGTCGGACGAACGGATATGAGGTCCGTAACGACGAGTGGCTCGGGATATAG
- a CDS encoding DMT family transporter, with protein sequence MSTRRATGLFLFMGVAFGGAFPAIKAGLADAPPLLFAALRYDLAALLLLAYAAFVLRDWRPRRRADWLAVLGGGVLFFGSSGFLYLGQQYTTAGVSAIIYSLGPLLTVVLAWVLLPAERLSRRALVGVLVGLVGVALVVRPTPEALFSDDFRGKLLVLTAITGVTLGSIAIRKSGSHMPAATTTGLSLALGGAVLHVGSLLSGEPQAVALTPTFVGSYLYLAVIATTMAFVAYFSLLDRVGPHQANLVVYVVPVVATIVGWVWLGERLPAVTLAGFLVIFGGFLVVKWPELTRSVRDARIWTQGQRVRH encoded by the coding sequence ATGTCAACCCGGAGAGCCACGGGGCTCTTTCTGTTCATGGGGGTGGCGTTCGGCGGCGCCTTCCCGGCGATCAAGGCTGGACTAGCCGACGCGCCACCGCTGCTGTTCGCGGCTCTGCGGTACGACCTGGCGGCGCTGCTGTTGCTCGCCTACGCCGCGTTCGTCCTCCGGGACTGGCGCCCCCGCCGGCGCGCCGACTGGCTGGCCGTCCTCGGAGGGGGCGTGCTGTTCTTCGGGTCCTCGGGCTTCCTCTACCTCGGTCAGCAGTACACGACCGCCGGCGTCTCGGCGATCATCTACAGTCTCGGTCCCCTCCTGACGGTCGTCCTCGCGTGGGTACTGTTGCCCGCCGAGCGTCTCTCCCGAAGGGCACTGGTCGGCGTCCTCGTCGGCCTCGTGGGCGTCGCCCTCGTCGTTCGCCCCACCCCCGAGGCGCTGTTCAGCGACGACTTCCGGGGAAAGTTGCTGGTGTTGACAGCTATCACGGGCGTCACGCTCGGGTCGATCGCGATCCGCAAGAGCGGATCGCACATGCCCGCGGCGACGACGACGGGCCTCTCGCTGGCGCTGGGCGGCGCAGTGCTCCACGTCGGGAGTCTCCTGTCGGGCGAACCCCAGGCCGTCGCCCTCACCCCGACGTTCGTCGGATCGTACCTCTACCTCGCGGTGATCGCCACCACGATGGCCTTCGTGGCGTACTTCTCGCTGCTTGACCGAGTCGGCCCTCACCAGGCGAACCTCGTGGTTTACGTCGTCCCCGTCGTCGCCACGATCGTCGGGTGGGTCTGGCTGGGCGAGCGCCTGCCCGCAGTCACGCTAGCCGGGTTCCTGGTGATCTTCGGGGGGTTCCTCGTGGTCAAGTGGCCCGAACTGACCCGGAGCGTGCGGGACGCCCGAATCTGGACGCAGGGCCAGCGCGTCCGGCACTGA
- a CDS encoding transposase, whose product MADDYVRRTAITRLSVDGEQRELLEETISEWKRGCQLATDMAWGRCNAKSDVQPLAYDDVREHTGLGSQHTILATHQAAEAITGCLEHRSNGKKVSKPTFTAPTVKYDTRTMTLFDDDTVSLSTTESRVRCDLALPDADDGYQRQYLDSAEWSVTESTLTARDGDYFLHIGFRRPKTDTERNTAEDGTVLGVDLGMENLAVTSTASFVSGRELTHNLREFETVRAGLQQTDTRSAHRTLEQSSGRELRYIRDVLHRASNAIVNEARRYECDVIAFEDLTHIRDRTGASWGHKWAFRTLYEQVEYKAKPEGIAVKQVGSAYTSKRCAECGFTADENRPTRNDFQCVKCGSEANADYNAAKNIGMRYVRRGQQSSRRTGNSQLALKSGTVTLSGGFTAHPDGFEAEFMDKPHPPRANPPG is encoded by the coding sequence GTGGCGGATGACTACGTGCGTCGGACAGCAATAACCCGCCTCTCGGTAGACGGTGAGCAACGCGAGTTGCTCGAGGAGACCATTTCTGAGTGGAAACGCGGGTGCCAACTCGCCACCGACATGGCGTGGGGCAGGTGCAACGCGAAAAGCGACGTCCAGCCCCTCGCCTACGACGACGTGCGCGAACACACCGGCCTCGGGAGTCAGCACACGATTCTCGCCACTCACCAGGCCGCAGAGGCCATCACTGGCTGTCTCGAACACCGGTCCAACGGCAAGAAAGTCAGCAAGCCGACCTTCACCGCACCGACCGTGAAATACGATACGCGGACCATGACGCTGTTCGACGACGACACGGTGTCCCTCTCCACCACGGAGAGTCGCGTCCGATGTGACCTTGCGCTGCCCGACGCCGACGATGGCTACCAACGGCAGTATCTCGACTCCGCCGAATGGAGCGTCACCGAAAGCACGCTCACTGCCCGCGACGGCGACTACTTTTTACATATCGGCTTCCGCCGACCCAAGACCGATACCGAACGGAACACCGCCGAGGACGGAACGGTCCTCGGAGTCGATCTCGGCATGGAGAACCTCGCCGTCACCAGCACCGCCTCATTCGTCAGCGGGCGGGAGTTGACCCACAACCTCCGCGAGTTCGAGACAGTTCGCGCCGGGCTCCAACAGACCGACACACGAAGCGCTCACCGAACGCTCGAACAGTCGAGTGGCCGAGAACTGCGATACATCCGCGACGTACTCCACCGAGCGTCGAACGCCATCGTGAACGAAGCACGCCGTTATGAGTGCGACGTGATTGCGTTCGAGGACTTGACCCACATCCGCGACCGCACGGGTGCGTCGTGGGGACACAAGTGGGCGTTCCGAACGCTCTACGAGCAAGTTGAGTATAAAGCCAAACCGGAAGGCATCGCGGTGAAACAGGTGGGGTCGGCGTACACGTCGAAGCGGTGCGCCGAGTGTGGATTTACCGCAGACGAGAATCGCCCAACTCGCAATGACTTCCAGTGCGTGAAGTGCGGGTCGGAAGCGAACGCAGACTACAACGCGGCGAAGAACATCGGAATGCGGTATGTCCGTCGGGGCCAACAGTCGTCTCGGCGGACGGGCAACAGTCAGCTTGCCCTGAAGTCCGGAACAGTGACGCTGAGCGGCGGGTTCACCGCCCACCCAGACGGGTTCGAGGCCGAGTTCATGGACAAGCCCCACCCTCCACGAGCGAACCCGCCAGGGTGA
- a CDS encoding STAS domain-containing protein, translating into MTRLFRVSKSDFTVAVGSLVGVMAVGLLWGVFIGVFVSLLVTIERISDPKIVALGRVPGTDHFVDQGRHGEVEDVPAVVVYRVEAQLFYANASRVRETILARVDGSTRPVDLVVLDLISSPTVDLEAIGMLESLHAGLASRGVDFRLAGADAQVRRLLRRSGLEETVGTVGEEDAISTVIERWWSEAAETD; encoded by the coding sequence TTGACGCGGCTGTTCCGCGTCAGCAAGAGCGATTTCACCGTCGCCGTCGGCTCACTCGTCGGCGTGATGGCGGTCGGCCTGCTCTGGGGCGTGTTCATCGGCGTGTTCGTCTCGCTGCTCGTGACGATCGAGCGGATCAGCGACCCGAAGATCGTGGCGCTGGGGCGCGTCCCCGGGACGGACCACTTCGTCGATCAGGGACGCCACGGCGAAGTTGAGGACGTCCCGGCGGTCGTGGTCTACCGCGTCGAGGCGCAACTGTTCTACGCGAACGCGTCGCGGGTGCGAGAGACGATTCTCGCGCGGGTCGACGGGTCCACCCGCCCCGTAGACCTCGTCGTCCTCGATCTGATCTCCTCACCGACGGTCGATCTCGAGGCGATCGGAATGCTCGAATCGCTCCACGCAGGGCTCGCGTCGCGCGGCGTGGACTTCCGGTTGGCGGGGGCGGACGCGCAGGTCCGTCGCCTGCTCCGCCGGAGCGGCCTCGAGGAGACCGTCGGCACGGTCGGCGAGGAAGACGCGATCTCGACCGTCATCGAGCGGTGGTGGTCCGAAGCGGCCGAGACGGACTGA
- a CDS encoding DoxX family protein, whose amino-acid sequence MSTQTRTLNAELFGRETHFEYSEHWLGYAIIAMRVVMGWTLFQGGITKLVTYLDADPANNWTAEGFLLNAIPAGNPLTDFFAAMAGNPLIDALNMWGLTLTGLALILGAFVRWSAFWGAMMMLFYWLAALEGGLLAGLPLAHGWVVDDHLVYAFLLFGLGAIGAGRILGVDEYLERTSIVQQNAWLRWFLG is encoded by the coding sequence ATGTCGACCCAAACCCGTACCCTCAACGCCGAACTGTTCGGTCGTGAAACGCATTTCGAGTACTCGGAACACTGGCTGGGCTACGCCATCATCGCCATGCGCGTGGTGATGGGGTGGACACTCTTCCAGGGCGGGATCACGAAGCTCGTCACCTACCTGGACGCCGACCCCGCGAACAACTGGACCGCCGAGGGCTTCCTGCTGAACGCCATCCCGGCGGGGAACCCGCTGACGGACTTCTTCGCAGCGATGGCCGGGAACCCGCTCATCGACGCGCTCAACATGTGGGGACTCACCCTCACTGGCCTCGCGCTCATCCTCGGGGCGTTCGTGCGCTGGAGCGCGTTCTGGGGAGCCATGATGATGCTGTTCTACTGGCTCGCGGCGCTCGAGGGCGGCCTCCTCGCGGGCCTCCCGCTGGCTCACGGCTGGGTCGTCGACGACCACCTCGTCTACGCCTTCCTGCTGTTCGGCCTCGGCGCGATCGGTGCCGGCCGGATCCTCGGCGTCGACGAGTACCTCGAACGGACGTCGATCGTCCAGCAGAACGCCTGGCTCCGCTGGTTCCTCGGCTGA
- a CDS encoding bacteriophage holin, whose product MTTETTELNARAFGLACASLWSGAVVVLGITARFGWGQRWQRLLADVYKGYDESVSGLIVGALWAFVDGFTGGYLFAWLYDRLQGQ is encoded by the coding sequence ATGACGACCGAGACAACCGAGTTGAACGCGCGAGCGTTCGGACTTGCATGTGCGTCGCTCTGGTCGGGTGCGGTGGTCGTGTTGGGGATCACGGCCAGATTCGGGTGGGGACAACGATGGCAACGACTGCTCGCCGACGTCTACAAGGGGTACGACGAATCCGTCTCGGGACTGATCGTTGGTGCCCTCTGGGCGTTCGTCGATGGGTTCACCGGGGGGTACCTGTTCGCGTGGCTCTACGACCGTCTGCAGGGTCAGTGA
- a CDS encoding amino acid permease — protein sequence MVEHTRTLDFKIAFAMGLGTMIAAGIFSLSGTAVAAIGSSAVLAFVIAALVAGITAASYSEFASIYSENGGGYLFSSRTFEHDTLTYAVGVMLFLGYTGTTAFYLATMDEWFFRFILPESLQFLPHGTTGVLGAVLLGMLNARGTEESGTFQLFVTGAKVAVLVAFVGGAFAYRGPTTAFGTFAGRFSPDAVGIVTIAALAFITFFGFSAIAASAGEIIEPRRTVPLAIAASIVTVTVLYALVIVAMVNSPVPASVIAEEGETAMGRVAAGFIGPAGRSLIVAGAVFSMVSASNASILAASGIGSLMGRLGQAPRPFSRLHPRFNTPFWSIVTATATIVALIAVFIGVFPAEGGTVPIDLSVSLPVVGFLTLTELGLTTLTGFATLNLLLPLSVVNVALIYSRRRYPDITRGFRVPGVPYLPALGVVANVALIYNLPIKGVVTGLALFAVLLLAYLVWGGAPEVEELFERVVPPTRGAGGATGEGERAAETESEDRFRILVAVARPDRAPRYVRLAAMLGRLQHGEPLVEVINVTQIPEQTPSEAAEDTAADRVERIQQLLAADEIAADYTVEGHICRDVAFDIVQTARDDGADLILMGYPEEHTRVAETVEFTAPCGVLFASGFTDMTDVNVVNVGAGGGPHHMDLLPLVERMGQDGAELHVINVTPEGNQGRPENTENTIAELSDAPSVQVHHLTSVSIAEGLVDQATENGGILVIGATRTRRLRRWVFGSTPDNVIDLANREGLPVLVYASSRGVQGPIEDYVYPLYRYLTGRRRSRASEPAPRETNQ from the coding sequence ATGGTCGAGCACACTCGAACGTTAGATTTCAAGATCGCGTTTGCGATGGGTCTCGGAACCATGATCGCCGCGGGTATCTTTTCGCTCTCCGGAACGGCGGTTGCCGCGATCGGATCAAGCGCGGTTCTGGCGTTCGTCATCGCTGCGCTCGTCGCCGGGATCACGGCCGCCTCCTACTCGGAGTTCGCCTCGATCTACTCCGAGAACGGCGGCGGCTATCTCTTTTCGTCGCGCACCTTCGAACACGACACGCTCACGTACGCCGTCGGCGTGATGCTGTTTCTCGGCTACACTGGCACGACCGCCTTCTACCTCGCCACGATGGACGAGTGGTTCTTCAGGTTCATCCTCCCCGAGTCGCTGCAGTTCCTCCCACACGGGACGACGGGCGTCCTCGGCGCGGTGCTGCTGGGGATGCTCAACGCCCGCGGTACCGAGGAAAGCGGGACGTTTCAACTGTTCGTGACCGGTGCGAAAGTCGCGGTGCTCGTCGCCTTCGTCGGCGGAGCGTTCGCCTACCGGGGACCGACGACGGCGTTCGGCACGTTTGCTGGCCGGTTCTCCCCCGATGCCGTGGGAATCGTCACGATCGCCGCGCTCGCGTTCATCACCTTCTTCGGCTTCTCCGCGATCGCCGCCAGCGCCGGCGAGATCATCGAACCGCGGCGGACGGTCCCGCTGGCGATCGCGGCGAGCATCGTCACCGTCACCGTGCTGTACGCGCTGGTCATCGTGGCGATGGTGAACTCGCCGGTCCCCGCATCCGTCATCGCCGAAGAGGGCGAGACGGCGATGGGCCGGGTCGCCGCCGGGTTCATCGGGCCCGCTGGCCGGTCGCTGATCGTCGCCGGTGCCGTCTTCAGTATGGTCAGTGCCTCGAACGCATCGATCCTCGCCGCGTCGGGTATCGGGTCGCTCATGGGACGGCTCGGACAGGCACCCCGACCGTTCTCGCGTCTTCACCCACGGTTCAATACCCCGTTTTGGAGCATCGTCACGGCCACCGCGACCATCGTCGCGTTGATCGCCGTCTTCATCGGCGTGTTCCCGGCCGAGGGAGGGACCGTTCCGATCGACCTCAGTGTTTCACTCCCGGTGGTCGGTTTCCTCACGCTGACCGAACTCGGCCTGACGACGCTCACCGGGTTCGCCACGCTGAACCTGTTGTTGCCGCTCTCGGTCGTGAACGTCGCGTTGATCTACTCGCGCCGGCGGTACCCGGACATCACGCGAGGCTTCCGTGTGCCCGGGGTTCCGTATCTCCCGGCGCTCGGTGTCGTCGCGAACGTCGCGTTGATCTACAATCTCCCGATCAAAGGGGTGGTGACTGGACTCGCGCTCTTCGCCGTGCTCCTGCTGGCGTATCTGGTCTGGGGCGGTGCACCGGAGGTCGAGGAACTGTTCGAGCGTGTGGTTCCACCGACACGAGGGGCCGGGGGAGCGACCGGAGAGGGCGAGCGAGCGGCGGAGACTGAGAGCGAGGACCGGTTCCGAATCCTGGTCGCGGTTGCTCGGCCGGACCGAGCACCGCGGTACGTGCGGTTGGCAGCCATGCTCGGACGCCTCCAACACGGCGAGCCCCTCGTCGAGGTGATCAACGTGACGCAGATCCCCGAACAGACGCCGTCGGAGGCGGCCGAGGACACTGCGGCGGACCGCGTCGAGCGCATTCAACAGCTACTCGCGGCCGACGAGATCGCGGCTGACTACACCGTCGAGGGGCACATCTGTCGAGACGTCGCCTTCGACATCGTCCAGACCGCCCGCGACGACGGCGCGGACCTGATCCTCATGGGTTACCCCGAGGAACACACACGAGTCGCGGAGACGGTCGAGTTCACGGCTCCGTGTGGAGTGCTCTTCGCGAGCGGCTTCACCGACATGACCGACGTGAACGTCGTCAACGTCGGCGCTGGCGGGGGGCCGCACCACATGGACCTCCTGCCGCTCGTCGAGCGGATGGGACAGGATGGCGCCGAGCTTCACGTCATCAACGTGACGCCAGAGGGGAATCAGGGACGGCCGGAGAACACGGAGAACACGATCGCGGAACTGTCGGACGCGCCGTCGGTACAGGTTCACCACCTCACGTCGGTGAGCATCGCCGAGGGACTCGTCGACCAGGCCACCGAGAACGGTGGAATCCTGGTGATCGGGGCGACCCGGACACGACGGCTCCGTCGATGGGTGTTCGGGAGTACGCCTGACAACGTGATCGACCTCGCTAACCGGGAGGGACTGCCAGTCCTCGTCTATGCGAGTTCGCGCGGCGTCCAGGGCCCGATCGAGGACTACGTGTACCCACTCTACCGGTATCTCACGGGTCGACGCCGGTCCAGAGCCTCCGAGCCCGCTCCACGGGAGACGAACCAGTGA
- a CDS encoding universal stress protein: protein MYETVLYPTDGSDTAEAAFEHALAIAAQFDATLHVVYVLEANEPPPTTGDAAARGDPDTSGRAAFEAATRVAAEHGIETIEAVLRGPTADAILMYADEKGIDLLVMGTHDRSGLDRLVIGSVTDEIVRESTVPVVVCRGSGED, encoded by the coding sequence ATGTACGAGACTGTCCTCTATCCGACCGACGGCAGCGACACGGCGGAAGCGGCCTTCGAGCACGCTCTGGCGATCGCCGCGCAGTTCGACGCCACGCTCCACGTCGTCTACGTGTTGGAAGCGAACGAGCCGCCACCGACGACCGGGGACGCGGCTGCTCGGGGCGATCCCGATACGAGCGGGAGAGCAGCTTTCGAGGCTGCCACACGCGTCGCCGCCGAGCATGGAATCGAGACGATCGAGGCCGTCCTCAGAGGACCAACGGCCGACGCGATACTGATGTACGCCGACGAGAAGGGGATCGACCTCCTCGTGATGGGCACACACGACCGGTCGGGATTAGACCGACTGGTGATCGGAAGCGTTACCGACGAGATCGTCAGAGAATCGACGGTCCCGGTCGTCGTGTGCCGTGGCAGCGGGGAAGACTGA
- a CDS encoding Lrp/AsnC family transcriptional regulator, with the protein MTDRLDDIDKRILYHLTENARDISAPMIAETVDVTPATIRHRIQRLEQDDVIEGYHADVNYERTGERTKRQITCTASVEDRSRLGREIAPISGVVEVRELLSGRENLVVTVVSTDTDDLSRIERELSELGLDIETEHTIRDDITQPYGPFAPGQGQQSATLTDFQRLSGGAEVVEFAVTDSAPIAGETIEEASESGLLENVLVVGLERGDELLTPKGETTIAAGDVVTIFARTAIPDRTIRAFEGDEDRDAV; encoded by the coding sequence ATGACGGATCGGCTCGACGACATCGACAAACGCATCCTCTATCACCTCACGGAGAACGCACGGGACATCTCGGCACCGATGATCGCCGAGACGGTCGACGTGACTCCCGCGACGATCCGGCATCGCATTCAACGGCTCGAACAGGACGACGTCATCGAAGGCTACCACGCCGACGTCAACTACGAACGGACCGGGGAGCGAACGAAGCGACAGATAACCTGCACAGCATCGGTCGAGGATCGGTCCCGTCTGGGCCGAGAGATCGCCCCCATCTCGGGAGTCGTCGAGGTTCGCGAGTTGCTTTCGGGTCGGGAAAACCTGGTCGTCACCGTCGTCAGCACCGACACCGACGACCTCTCACGCATCGAACGGGAGCTGTCGGAACTCGGCCTCGACATCGAGACGGAACACACGATCCGAGACGATATCACTCAGCCGTACGGCCCGTTCGCTCCCGGCCAGGGGCAGCAGAGCGCGACGTTGACCGACTTTCAGCGTCTGTCCGGTGGCGCGGAAGTCGTCGAATTCGCCGTGACAGACTCGGCACCGATCGCGGGAGAGACGATCGAGGAGGCGAGCGAGAGCGGACTGCTGGAGAACGTGCTCGTGGTGGGTCTCGAACGTGGAGACGAGCTGCTCACACCGAAAGGAGAGACCACGATCGCGGCGGGTGACGTGGTCACGATATTTGCGCGAACGGCGATTCCGGATCGGACGATCCGAGCGTTCGAGGGCGACGAGGATCGCGACGCTGTCTGA
- a CDS encoding HVO_0649 family zinc finger protein encodes MVHREEGATPLERLQSRYNHEDMRCPECGYEDDDGEWKAMTDGSTILYRHVCPSCGEIRKRTYRASK; translated from the coding sequence ATGGTTCACCGCGAAGAGGGAGCGACCCCTCTCGAACGACTGCAGAGTAGATACAACCACGAGGACATGAGATGTCCCGAGTGCGGATACGAGGACGACGACGGAGAGTGGAAAGCGATGACCGATGGCAGTACGATCCTGTACCGTCACGTCTGTCCCAGCTGCGGTGAGATCCGAAAGCGAACGTACAGGGCCTCGAAGTGA